The DNA window GCGCGCCTGGCCCTGAGAACGCAGCAGGTCATCGCCCACGAAAGCGGAGTGGCCGAGACGGCCGACCCGCTTGGAGGAAGCTGGCTGGTCGAATCTCTCACCAGCCGGCTCGAAGACGAGGCGCAGGCCTACATGCAGCGCATCCGCGAAATGGGCGGGATGTTGCGGGCCATCGAGAGCGGCTATGTGCAGCGGGAGATTCAGAAGGCCGCTTACGACTATCAGCGCGGCCTGGAAGAGAAATCGCGCATCGTTGTCGGAGTCAATGACTTCAAGGAAGGGGCGGAGACGGCCATCGAGGCGCTGAAGATTGACCCCGAGGTGGAACTCCGCCAGCGCGCCCGCCTGCAGTCGCTCAAGGACAAGCGCGACAACGACCGCACTCAAAAAGCCCTGGAGGCCGTCCGCAAGGCCGCCCGGGAAGATTCCAATTTGATGCCGCCGATCCTCGAGGCTGTCAAAGCCTTGGCCAGCGTAGGCGAAATTGCCGACGCCATGCGCGATGTTTTCGGCGAGTACCAAGAAACCGTGGTCTTTTAACCATGACCTCGCCTCTGCTCGCCGTTCGCGGTCTGGATATCGTTATCCGCGCCAGGCCGCATCAGGCCGAAATCCTGCGCGCCATCGACCTGTCCATTCTGGAAGGCGAAATTCACGGTTTGGTGGGGGAGTCCGGCAGCGGCAAGACCACCCTGGCCCGGGCGCTTATGCGCTTGCTGTCTCCACCTTGCCGCCGAGCCCGCGGCGAGATCTTGTTCGGGGGCCTCGACCTATGCCTCCTGCCCGAGAAGGAGATGCGCCACCTGCGGGGCGCTACCATCGCCTATGTCCCCCAGGACGCGGCCTCCGCCCTCAATCCTCACCAAAAGGTCGGGTCTCAGTTTGTCGAGACCTTGCGGGCCCACCAGTCCGTCACCGCCTCTCAGGCCAGGGAGCAAGCGATTCAGTCCCTGGCTCAGGTGGGGCTGGAGGAGGGAAACGAGATCCTGCGTTCCTATGCTCATGAGTTGTCGGTCGGCATGGCCCAACGCGTTCTCATCGCCATGGCTCTGGCCTTGCGTCCGCGCCTTTTGCTGGCCGATGAACCCACCTCCTCGCTGGATGTGGTTGCCTCGGTGCGGGTGGCCCGCCTTTTGGCTGATCTGAACGAGCGCAGCGGACTCACCATCCTCTTCATCACTCACGATCTGGAGATGCTCTTCCGGGTCGCTCACCGGATCACCGTACTCTATGGCGGCGAGATCATGGAGCAGGGAAGCCTTGAGGAGATCAAGAGCAATCCCAGCCATCCCTATACGCAAGCCCTGTTGGCGGCCCGCCTTCTTCCAGGCGAAACGCCGCTGGCCATAAGCGGAGAGCCGCCGGAACCCGGCGCCCGTCCCCAGGGATGCGTCTTTCATCCCCGTTGCCCCGAGGCCGGCGAGGAGTGCAGCCAAGGCAGCCCGGGCGTGGAAGTGATTGCAAGCGATCATTCTGTGCGCTGCTTCCACCGATCACCGTCAACCCGCGAGGAAACAACTTGAGCGCCGTCCTGACCGTCCGCGACGTCTGCCTTTCCTACCGCCATAAAGCCGCCCTTTCGCCGGGGCGGGATGAGGACAAACAGGTGCTACGCGGCGTCTCCTTCCAGCTTCACAAAGGCGAGTCGCTGGGATTGGTGGGCGAATCAGGATCAGGCAAAACATCGCTGGCCCGCTGTCTGCTGGGAATAAACGAGCCCGACTCCGGAGAGATCGTTTTCTCTCGGGGCGGCCCGGGAAAAGTGCAGGCCATCTTTCAGGACCCCCTGGCTTCGCTCAATCCTCTAATGACGGTGACCAGCCTCATTCTGGAACCGCTTCGGGTCGCAAGCCGCCATCTGGCAGCCGAGGAATCGATGAAAAGGGTCCGAGATCTCTTGCCAGCGGTGTCCCTGCCTCCCGGTGTCCTTGACCGCAAGCCTTCCCAGCTCTCGGCTGGACAGCGGCAGAGGGTAGCCATTGCCCGAGCCCTGGCAACCGATCCGGAGATCCTGATCGCCGACGAGCCCACCTCGGCGTTGGATGCTTCTCTCAGAGTGCAGATCCTGGAATTGCTGCGCTCGGCTCAGCGCAGCCGGGACTTGGCCATGCTGATGGTCACTCATGATTTGGCGGCGGCGGCCCGCTATTGCGACCGCATCGCCGTTCTCTATCAGGGCCGCCTGGTCGAGACGCTGCCGTCCCAGGACTTGTTTGGTGCGCCCCAGCACCCGTACACGCGGCGTCTGGCCCGACTGGTATTGGAAAAGTAGAGGCGGGGTGAGGCAGAAAGGCTATCCAGTCAGGGCCGCCGCCGCTTCAGCGCGCTTGTTCTCCGGCACCTTCTCATCTCTCTCGATCTGTCCATCGCGAAGGTAGATGATGCGCCTGGCGAAATGGGCGATGTCCTGCTCGTGGGTGACGAGCACGATGGTGTGGCCGGCCCGGTGAAGGCGGTCGAAAAGACCCATGATCTCGAGTCCGGTGCGGGAATCGAGATTACCCGTGGGCTCGTCGGCCAGGATGATGGAAGGATTGTTGACGAGGGCGCGGGCGACGGCCACGCGCTGGCGCTGGCCCCCCGAGAGCTCGTTGGGTTTGTGATCGACCCGGTCAGCCAGTTCCACCTGCGTCAGGGCTTCCAGGGCTTGTTGGCGGCGTTTGCTGGAAGGAATACCCGAATAGATCAGCGGCAGTTCGACGTTGTGAAGCGCCGTAGCCCGGGCCAGAAGATTGAAGGTTTGAAAGACGAAACCAATCTCCTTGTTGCGGATGCGCGCCAGCTCATCGTCGTGCATCTCGCTGACCAGCTTGCCATTGAGATAGTACTCGCCCTGGCTGGGCGTATCGAGGCAGCCGATCAGGTTCATCAAGGTCGACTTGCCCGATCCCGAGGGACCCATGATGCCGACGTATTCGTTCTTTTCGATGTCGAAGGTTACGTCGTGGAGGGCGTGAATCTGCTCTGAACCCATCACGTAGGTCTTCCAGAGATTCTTAGTGCTGATCAGGGGCACGAGCTACTCCTCGCTTTCATCATCATCTTCGATCCGTACTGGGTCGCCGCTCTCCAGGTTGCGAAGGGCGCGATAGCTGCCGGTCACGATCCTATCACCCTCCTGCAATCCGGAAAGAACCTCGATTCTGATCTCTCCCGTGATGCCGGTGGCGACGGGAACGAACACGGCTTTGTTCTCTTCGATGCGGAAGACGCCTTCGCGGTCGATCTTTTTCTTTTCGGACTTGTTGCTCTTAGACGCCGAAGTACTCCCGGCAAGCGAAATGTCTGCATCGCCGTCGCTTCCGGATGCCTCGTCCTTATTCTCGATTTCCCGCAGCGTCAGGGCTTGAATGGGAATGGTAAGGACGTCGCGGCGCACCGCCGTCGTGATCTCGGCTGTGCAACTG is part of the Acidobacteriota bacterium genome and encodes:
- a CDS encoding ABC transporter ATP-binding protein, yielding MSAVLTVRDVCLSYRHKAALSPGRDEDKQVLRGVSFQLHKGESLGLVGESGSGKTSLARCLLGINEPDSGEIVFSRGGPGKVQAIFQDPLASLNPLMTVTSLILEPLRVASRHLAAEESMKRVRDLLPAVSLPPGVLDRKPSQLSAGQRQRVAIARALATDPEILIADEPTSALDASLRVQILELLRSAQRSRDLAMLMVTHDLAAAARYCDRIAVLYQGRLVETLPSQDLFGAPQHPYTRRLARLVLEK
- a CDS encoding ABC transporter ATP-binding protein, whose translation is MTSPLLAVRGLDIVIRARPHQAEILRAIDLSILEGEIHGLVGESGSGKTTLARALMRLLSPPCRRARGEILFGGLDLCLLPEKEMRHLRGATIAYVPQDAASALNPHQKVGSQFVETLRAHQSVTASQAREQAIQSLAQVGLEEGNEILRSYAHELSVGMAQRVLIAMALALRPRLLLADEPTSSLDVVASVRVARLLADLNERSGLTILFITHDLEMLFRVAHRITVLYGGEIMEQGSLEEIKSNPSHPYTQALLAARLLPGETPLAISGEPPEPGARPQGCVFHPRCPEAGEECSQGSPGVEVIASDHSVRCFHRSPSTREETT
- a CDS encoding ABC transporter ATP-binding protein, producing MGSEQIHALHDVTFDIEKNEYVGIMGPSGSGKSTLMNLIGCLDTPSQGEYYLNGKLVSEMHDDELARIRNKEIGFVFQTFNLLARATALHNVELPLIYSGIPSSKRRQQALEALTQVELADRVDHKPNELSGGQRQRVAVARALVNNPSIILADEPTGNLDSRTGLEIMGLFDRLHRAGHTIVLVTHEQDIAHFARRIIYLRDGQIERDEKVPENKRAEAAAALTG